A DNA window from Streptomyces sp. CA-278952 contains the following coding sequences:
- a CDS encoding DUF3592 domain-containing protein, which translates to MVHALAFAAIVALFGLSFFAYVALRALLGIFIEKVRLSGQGVRTRGTCVGYTSGRYGNGVVVTFADVSGMTNRMVASGWEGVLPGKGSKVEVVYLPQNPKVAGVWPVRALIPNAIYMTVAVPVLLAAGMACLLAIAWIARTVWFSG; encoded by the coding sequence ATGGTGCACGCTTTAGCATTCGCGGCCATCGTGGCACTTTTTGGGCTTTCCTTCTTCGCGTACGTAGCCCTCCGGGCGCTGTTGGGTATTTTCATCGAGAAGGTACGACTCAGTGGACAAGGGGTGCGCACCCGAGGGACGTGTGTCGGATATACGAGCGGCCGTTATGGCAATGGTGTCGTTGTTACGTTTGCGGACGTCTCTGGCATGACGAATCGCATGGTTGCCAGTGGGTGGGAGGGCGTTCTGCCGGGAAAGGGCAGCAAGGTAGAGGTCGTCTACCTGCCGCAGAACCCGAAGGTAGCGGGGGTCTGGCCGGTTCGCGCACTCATTCCCAACGCCATCTATATGACGGTGGCGGTCCCGGTGCTTCTGGCGGCGGGCATGGCGTGCTTGTTGGCTATAGCCTGGATCGCCAGAACTGTGTGGTTCTCCGGCTGA
- a CDS encoding nuclear transport factor 2 family protein yields the protein MEADALNPPEPLDPLDRLIAERACERLVVEFARTLDLGEPGDVAELFTPDGVWEWAEGDRRIEGRDALRAYFGGRPADRLSRRLCTNILVNLTSATSASASTYFTTYRVDGHAGGMLPPRLPVQVGHYEDTFRKVDGRWLLAERATFLDFGGPTERLEPAAPR from the coding sequence ATGGAAGCCGATGCGCTGAATCCTCCGGAGCCCCTGGATCCCCTGGACCGTCTGATCGCCGAGCGAGCCTGTGAGCGGCTGGTCGTCGAGTTCGCCCGCACGCTCGATCTGGGTGAACCCGGCGACGTGGCAGAGCTGTTCACCCCCGACGGGGTCTGGGAATGGGCCGAGGGGGACCGGCGGATCGAGGGCCGGGACGCTCTGCGCGCCTACTTCGGCGGCCGTCCCGCCGACCGGCTCTCCCGCCGCCTGTGCACCAACATCCTGGTGAACCTGACGTCCGCGACATCGGCGAGCGCGAGCACGTACTTCACGACGTACCGCGTGGACGGTCATGCCGGCGGGATGCTCCCGCCGCGCCTTCCCGTCCAGGTCGGACACTACGAGGACACCTTCCGGAAGGTCGACGGACGGTGGCTCCTCGCCGAGCGGGCCACGTTCCTCGACTTCGGGGGCCCGACCGAACGGCTGGAGCCGGCCGCCCCGCGCTGA
- a CDS encoding RES domain-containing protein yields the protein MGEKQYLCLGEIQDASLRQELASYRDPGRCDFCGSTPGEGVVDFGDFLEEVMSAVRWAYERASDAAVLFEDGDWLAPTMTLPDIIREILGESDAVTARVAIVAEEYDDGNAWVRRDYPWPTAEHALYQGWDDFCAAVDASGLSVLETGSTGQSLEFRKYGPREMLDVIYHVARRTGRIVPLGADTTLWRSRVSAEPIECTAAALGPAPSDRAAANRMSGAGVSMFYGAEDALTAQCEVSAHHAGSSQVSVATCRFSLLRDVWILDLVDLEPVPSIFDRRERELRPFYDFMHHFAEQVGRPLDPDDAEASGYAYTQIFTHYLRHDTSLVRGIRFQSVQAQGVNCVLFVGPEDCTDPPAHPQDHLLVLEPGTFMSGPAAMPA from the coding sequence TTGGGCGAGAAGCAGTACCTGTGTCTGGGCGAGATTCAAGACGCCTCTCTGCGACAGGAGTTGGCTAGCTACCGCGATCCTGGCCGATGCGATTTCTGCGGCAGTACGCCTGGCGAGGGAGTTGTCGACTTTGGTGATTTTCTTGAGGAGGTCATGTCGGCTGTGCGTTGGGCATATGAGCGCGCGTCCGATGCGGCGGTTTTGTTTGAAGACGGCGACTGGCTAGCGCCGACCATGACGCTCCCCGACATCATCAGGGAGATCCTCGGGGAGTCAGATGCGGTCACCGCGAGGGTGGCTATCGTCGCCGAGGAGTACGACGACGGTAACGCCTGGGTGCGGCGCGACTATCCCTGGCCTACGGCTGAACATGCCCTGTATCAGGGCTGGGACGATTTTTGCGCGGCCGTCGATGCCAGCGGCCTGTCGGTGCTTGAGACAGGCTCTACCGGGCAGAGTCTGGAGTTTCGGAAGTACGGCCCGCGCGAGATGCTCGACGTGATCTATCACGTAGCACGCAGGACGGGCCGTATCGTCCCGCTGGGAGCGGACACCACTCTGTGGCGCAGCCGTGTCAGTGCCGAGCCGATTGAGTGCACTGCTGCGGCATTAGGGCCCGCGCCGTCCGACCGCGCGGCAGCCAACCGCATGAGCGGGGCTGGTGTCTCAATGTTCTACGGCGCGGAGGACGCCTTGACCGCCCAGTGTGAAGTGAGCGCCCACCATGCCGGCAGCAGCCAGGTTTCCGTGGCCACGTGCCGCTTCTCCCTGCTCCGTGACGTTTGGATTCTCGACCTGGTCGATCTCGAACCCGTCCCGAGCATCTTTGACCGGCGCGAGCGGGAGCTGCGGCCCTTTTACGACTTCATGCACCATTTCGCCGAACAGGTTGGCCGCCCCCTGGACCCGGACGACGCCGAGGCCAGCGGTTATGCATACACCCAGATCTTCACCCACTACCTGCGGCACGACACCTCACTGGTCAGAGGTATCCGCTTCCAGTCCGTACAGGCGCAAGGTGTGAACTGTGTGCTCTTCGTCGGCCCGGAAGACTGTACCGATCCGCCTGCACATCCGCAGGACCATCTGCTCGTCCTCGAGCCCGGGACGTTCATGTCCGGACCTGCTGCCATGCCAGCGTGA
- a CDS encoding sensor histidine kinase: MSQLRAPDARPDRREGGRHGRAGTRAHSATARPRAAGPPPDARIRSQLLRTALLPAIAAVLSGAAAVIFTVRAGAVDASPSLWAALGGSGALAVAAVAAAYLGANRVAGQVLDRALALRRASAQGQAELRRVMEQLRNGEAVAARPPAQPPAPGADAFDLLGQEMARAQEAALAAVVQASQLFSSTGNDQKVEVFVNLARRLQSLVHREIQILDELEHEVEDPDLLKGLFHVDHLATRIRRHAENLAVLGGAVSRRQWSNPVTMTEVLRSAIAEVEHYPRVKLVPPMEGTLRGHAVADVIHLLAELVENATVFSAPHTQVLLRVQHVTAGLALEVEDRGLGMPDHEQKRMNALLSDPDQVNVAHLLQDGRIGLFVVSALARRHGIAVRLQSNIYGGTQAVLVLPQSLLGTDPDAPRSPDAVPVPPPGAVHRPPVEAQAPAAAPPQSGTARPSHPARTSTGGSHQRPGQGHNGSPRSSAGDPPQNGRPQRPEGDAPPLPLRAERVDRPTPHASPPEHASPPEHDGRPAPAAAQERDDRPAPSRSRPELPKRTNQESLVPQLREPPAPRVEDEHATHDPGLMAAFRRGVDLAEARTAQEESSDGGYGGPGGTGTGGQTALDAPLESLSPLPVRGAPAPTDLSAPTDLPGPAGASRPDHVLPAAGLPVPDSYPPDAYPHDGPAYRRGTHAGSAHDRGPGEPGAFAADPFLPGRVVPEPRKDATFKEQTP, translated from the coding sequence ATGTCTCAACTTCGCGCACCCGACGCGCGACCGGACCGCCGTGAAGGCGGGCGGCACGGCCGCGCCGGCACGCGCGCCCACTCGGCCACGGCCCGGCCGCGCGCCGCAGGGCCTCCCCCCGACGCCCGCATACGGTCCCAGCTGCTGCGGACCGCACTGCTCCCCGCCATCGCCGCCGTGCTCAGCGGCGCCGCGGCCGTCATCTTCACCGTCCGGGCCGGAGCCGTCGACGCCTCGCCCAGCCTCTGGGCGGCGCTCGGCGGATCCGGCGCGCTCGCCGTCGCCGCCGTCGCGGCCGCCTACCTCGGCGCCAACCGCGTCGCGGGCCAGGTGCTCGACCGGGCCCTCGCGCTCCGGCGCGCCAGCGCCCAGGGCCAGGCCGAGCTGCGACGGGTGATGGAGCAGCTCCGCAACGGGGAAGCCGTCGCCGCCCGGCCACCCGCGCAGCCCCCCGCTCCCGGAGCCGACGCCTTCGACCTGCTCGGACAGGAGATGGCGCGGGCCCAGGAAGCCGCCCTCGCCGCCGTCGTCCAGGCGTCCCAGCTCTTCAGCAGCACCGGCAACGACCAGAAAGTCGAGGTCTTCGTCAACCTCGCGCGACGGCTGCAATCCCTCGTCCACCGCGAGATCCAGATCCTCGACGAGCTGGAGCACGAGGTCGAGGACCCCGACCTCCTCAAGGGCCTCTTCCACGTCGACCATCTCGCCACCCGGATCCGCCGCCACGCGGAGAACCTCGCCGTGCTCGGCGGGGCCGTCTCCCGGCGGCAGTGGAGCAACCCGGTCACCATGACCGAGGTGCTCCGCTCGGCCATCGCCGAGGTCGAGCATTACCCCCGGGTCAAGCTGGTCCCGCCGATGGAGGGCACCCTGCGCGGCCACGCCGTCGCCGACGTGATCCACCTACTGGCCGAGCTGGTCGAGAACGCCACGGTGTTCTCCGCCCCGCACACCCAGGTCCTGCTGCGCGTCCAGCACGTCACGGCCGGCCTCGCCCTGGAGGTGGAGGACCGCGGCCTGGGAATGCCGGACCACGAGCAGAAGCGGATGAACGCCCTGCTCTCCGACCCCGACCAGGTCAACGTCGCCCACCTGCTCCAGGACGGCCGGATCGGCCTGTTCGTCGTCTCGGCCCTGGCCCGCCGCCACGGCATCGCCGTCCGCCTCCAGAGCAACATCTACGGCGGTACGCAGGCGGTGCTGGTACTCCCGCAGTCGCTGCTCGGGACCGACCCCGACGCCCCCCGGTCGCCCGACGCCGTGCCCGTACCGCCCCCCGGCGCCGTGCACCGGCCGCCGGTCGAGGCCCAGGCTCCCGCAGCCGCCCCACCGCAGAGCGGTACGGCCCGGCCTTCGCATCCGGCCCGGACGTCCACGGGCGGGTCGCACCAGAGGCCCGGCCAAGGCCACAACGGCAGCCCGCGGTCGTCGGCGGGCGATCCCCCGCAGAACGGCCGCCCGCAACGGCCCGAGGGCGACGCCCCACCCCTCCCGCTGCGCGCCGAACGCGTCGACCGCCCCACTCCGCACGCCTCCCCGCCCGAGCACGCCTCCCCGCCCGAGCACGACGGCCGGCCCGCCCCGGCGGCCGCCCAGGAGCGCGACGACCGTCCGGCTCCGTCCCGCTCCCGGCCCGAACTGCCCAAGCGGACGAACCAGGAGTCCCTCGTCCCGCAGTTGCGCGAACCACCCGCCCCGCGCGTCGAGGACGAGCACGCCACGCACGACCCGGGTCTCATGGCGGCCTTCCGGCGCGGCGTCGATCTCGCCGAGGCCCGGACCGCCCAGGAAGAGAGCTCCGACGGCGGATACGGGGGCCCCGGCGGCACGGGGACCGGGGGGCAGACCGCCCTCGACGCCCCGCTGGAGTCCCTCTCGCCCCTTCCCGTACGCGGAGCCCCCGCCCCGACCGACCTCTCCGCCCCGACCGACCTCCCGGGCCCGGCCGGGGCGTCGCGGCCGGACCACGTACTGCCCGCGGCCGGCCTGCCCGTGCCGGACAGCTACCCGCCCGACGCGTACCCGCACGACGGCCCCGCGTACCGGCGCGGCACCCACGCCGGGAGCGCCCACGACCGCGGGCCGGGCGAGCCCGGAGCGTTCGCGGCCGACCCCTTCCTGCCGGGCCGGGTTGTCCCGGAACCCCGGAAAGACGCCACCTTCAAGGAGCAGACACCATGA
- a CDS encoding DUF4231 domain-containing protein, with product MTPDPHEEYREKFAAFSLKEADLRAAKALQRIGWLILLGSLTLTGILGYTVVVGLWKTNDGVTRWISLAIVNILWIACSYWLYNNHKNLATKASSFRDALQKRQTAAAQLPLDTTSGLRVYREASLDVIASYRAQASRNRRVYNLFQLIIITGSIVVSTLTAMNEGSNAVLSVFTSSLSALVGISAGVTGYFKFRERGTTSQSTADDIEKNYNASGFQLGDYQGLEEDPRLVLYAGTVERIKEEQRKREVQLEQSTSHDERSAQ from the coding sequence TTGACGCCTGATCCGCACGAGGAGTATAGAGAAAAGTTCGCTGCGTTCAGCCTGAAGGAAGCTGACCTGAGGGCGGCTAAGGCGCTTCAAAGGATTGGCTGGCTAATCCTGTTAGGTTCGTTAACCCTGACGGGAATACTTGGATACACCGTAGTCGTCGGCCTCTGGAAAACGAACGATGGGGTCACTCGGTGGATCTCCCTGGCCATCGTCAACATCTTATGGATTGCATGCTCGTACTGGCTCTACAACAATCACAAAAACCTGGCTACAAAAGCGAGTTCCTTTCGTGATGCTCTGCAAAAGCGCCAGACAGCGGCCGCTCAACTTCCCCTCGACACGACCTCGGGCCTGCGTGTCTACCGGGAGGCCTCGCTCGATGTCATCGCCTCTTACCGCGCCCAGGCTAGCCGCAACAGGCGGGTATACAACCTATTCCAGCTGATCATTATCACTGGGTCAATTGTGGTGTCCACTCTCACGGCGATGAACGAAGGGTCCAACGCAGTCCTATCAGTATTCACCTCATCCTTGAGTGCACTGGTCGGAATCTCTGCCGGAGTCACCGGATACTTCAAATTTCGAGAGCGTGGCACCACCTCGCAGTCGACAGCAGACGACATCGAGAAGAATTACAACGCCAGCGGGTTCCAGCTCGGTGACTACCAAGGACTGGAGGAGGATCCTCGGCTCGTCCTCTATGCCGGAACGGTCGAAAGGATCAAAGAGGAGCAGCGTAAACGCGAAGTGCAGCTGGAGCAGAGCACTTCACACGACGAGCGATCAGCGCAATGA
- a CDS encoding SDR family NAD(P)-dependent oxidoreductase — translation MIDTRLAEHIVLVTGGSGGIGRAISRAFAAEGARVAVHHYVPEQAPPPGRRWEHALPPAEEAVDLVRELGDAITVAADLSAPDAADRLFDEVEGRLGPVDVLVNNAAHCESPDTVDALTAAGLERHYRVNVAAPALLTAALAHRARADRSPCVVNISTDAARAFPGQIGYGTSKAALEAFTRAAALDLGRSGIRVNAVAPGPVQTGWMDAALIDRARQAIPLGRAGEPEDIADAVVFLASHQARWITGQVLQVAGGHAL, via the coding sequence ATGATCGATACACGTCTCGCCGAACACATCGTGCTCGTGACCGGGGGAAGTGGAGGAATCGGCAGAGCGATCAGTCGCGCCTTCGCCGCCGAGGGCGCCCGCGTGGCCGTGCACCACTACGTCCCGGAGCAGGCACCTCCTCCGGGAAGGCGCTGGGAGCACGCGCTTCCACCGGCCGAGGAGGCGGTGGATCTCGTACGGGAGCTGGGCGACGCCATCACCGTCGCGGCCGACCTTTCCGCCCCGGACGCCGCGGATCGCCTGTTCGACGAGGTCGAAGGCCGGCTCGGGCCCGTTGACGTGCTGGTCAACAACGCCGCCCACTGCGAAAGTCCGGACACCGTCGACGCGCTGACCGCGGCCGGTCTGGAGCGCCACTACCGGGTCAATGTCGCCGCTCCGGCGCTGCTCACGGCCGCGCTCGCCCACCGTGCCCGCGCCGACCGGTCACCCTGCGTGGTGAACATCTCCACCGATGCTGCGCGCGCCTTCCCCGGGCAGATCGGCTATGGCACGTCCAAGGCGGCACTGGAGGCGTTCACCAGGGCTGCCGCACTCGACCTCGGACGGTCAGGGATCAGGGTCAACGCCGTGGCGCCCGGGCCCGTGCAGACCGGCTGGATGGACGCGGCGCTGATCGACCGGGCCCGGCAGGCCATCCCCCTGGGGCGGGCGGGCGAGCCGGAGGACATCGCCGACGCCGTCGTGTTCCTCGCCTCCCACCAAGCGCGGTGGATCACCGGGCAGGTGCTGCAAGTAGCCGGCGGGCACGCCCTGTGA
- a CDS encoding GNAT family N-acetyltransferase, with product MSAVDPGEFGVRRASESEADTLIGIDTIAVEGNGERQASIRRWCRQGLAVVAEDAYGPLGYCVVEYTFFEQGFVTMLMVTPSARGRGVGHRLLNAAAASCTTPKLFTSTNVSNQPMQRLLQRNGWSPVGLLHGLDEGDPELFYLCRQHTRTMHP from the coding sequence ATGAGTGCAGTGGATCCGGGCGAGTTCGGTGTGCGCCGCGCGAGTGAGTCGGAGGCGGACACGCTGATCGGGATCGACACGATCGCGGTCGAAGGTAACGGCGAACGGCAGGCGAGTATCCGAAGGTGGTGCCGGCAGGGCCTGGCGGTCGTAGCGGAGGATGCGTATGGACCGCTCGGCTATTGCGTGGTTGAGTACACGTTTTTCGAACAGGGCTTCGTGACGATGCTGATGGTGACGCCCTCCGCCCGTGGCAGAGGCGTTGGCCATCGGTTGCTGAACGCCGCGGCAGCCTCATGCACCACACCGAAGCTGTTCACCTCGACCAACGTATCCAACCAGCCGATGCAGCGGCTGCTCCAACGAAACGGATGGAGCCCCGTCGGCCTTCTCCACGGACTCGATGAGGGGGACCCCGAGCTGTTCTACCTCTGTCGGCAGCACACCAGGACGATGCACCCGTGA
- a CDS encoding MerR family transcriptional regulator: MDWPISEVARMSGVTARTLRHYDEIGLLPPARIGSNGHRYYEEHQLLLLQQILVLRALDVGLPEIGRVLADQVDTVEALRGHRRRLLTERDRLDSLAATVSRTIAELEQSRKDGTAMTAINRPENLFEGVQPSRYEENLRDFPGLAEEAGRRAATMTPAETEAGQRERTALMIRLAEHMAAGAPADAEPVQTEIEGQYRALTALHPVSADEFRAIGRSCVDNEQWRAAYEAIAPGLAAYQRAAIEAYAASRLA, translated from the coding sequence ATGGACTGGCCGATCTCCGAGGTCGCCCGGATGTCGGGGGTGACCGCCCGGACCCTGCGGCACTACGACGAGATCGGTCTGCTGCCACCGGCCAGGATCGGCTCCAACGGCCACCGCTACTACGAGGAGCACCAGCTCCTGCTGCTGCAGCAGATCCTCGTGCTGCGGGCGTTGGACGTCGGACTGCCGGAGATCGGCAGGGTCCTCGCCGACCAGGTGGACACGGTGGAGGCCCTGCGCGGACACCGTCGACGGCTGCTCACCGAACGGGACCGGCTGGACAGCCTGGCCGCGACCGTCTCCCGCACGATCGCCGAGCTGGAACAGTCCAGAAAGGACGGTACCGCCATGACCGCCATCAACCGGCCGGAGAACCTGTTCGAGGGCGTTCAGCCCTCCCGGTACGAGGAGAACCTGCGCGACTTTCCCGGCCTCGCCGAGGAGGCCGGCCGACGGGCCGCCACCATGACCCCGGCGGAGACCGAGGCCGGGCAGCGCGAGCGCACGGCGCTGATGATCCGGCTGGCCGAGCACATGGCCGCCGGCGCCCCGGCCGACGCCGAGCCCGTACAGACCGAGATCGAAGGTCAGTACCGGGCACTCACGGCACTGCACCCGGTGTCCGCCGACGAGTTCCGCGCGATCGGGCGCTCCTGCGTGGACAACGAGCAGTGGCGCGCCGCGTACGAGGCCATCGCCCCGGGCCTGGCCGCATATCAGCGGGCCGCCATCGAGGCGTACGCCGCTTCCCGGCTCGCCTGA
- a CDS encoding pyridoxamine 5'-phosphate oxidase family protein encodes MALTREEREQFLAEPHVAALAVASRDSDRAPLSVPIWYQYEPGGDVRILTGRTSRKAELIDAAGRFTLLVDRLEPTIRYVSVEGPVVDTRPATRADLEEVSARYLAAEKVAGYVDFAWENHGEQVVITLRPERWVSSDLGQV; translated from the coding sequence GTGGCACTCACCCGTGAAGAGCGCGAACAGTTCCTCGCCGAACCCCATGTCGCCGCCCTGGCCGTCGCGTCGCGGGACAGCGACCGGGCCCCGCTCAGCGTTCCCATCTGGTACCAGTACGAGCCGGGTGGCGACGTGCGCATCCTCACCGGCCGCACCTCCCGCAAGGCCGAACTGATCGACGCGGCGGGCCGGTTCACGCTCCTGGTCGACCGGCTGGAGCCGACCATCCGCTACGTCTCGGTCGAGGGGCCCGTCGTCGACACCCGCCCCGCCACGCGCGCGGACCTGGAGGAGGTGTCGGCGCGCTACCTCGCGGCCGAGAAGGTCGCCGGTTACGTGGACTTCGCCTGGGAGAACCACGGCGAGCAGGTGGTGATCACCTTGCGCCCCGAGCGCTGGGTCAGTTCGGACCTCGGCCAGGTCTGA
- a CDS encoding glyceraldehyde-3-phosphate dehydrogenase, giving the protein MTVNDDSFTNWMHREEIAESMIPIIGKLHREQDVNVLLHSRSLVNKSVVSILKTHRFARQIAGEELSVTETMPFLRALTTLDLGPSQIDIGMLAATYRADGRGLSVEEFTAEAVAGATGDNKIERRASRDVVLYGFGRIGRLLARLLIEKAGSGNGLRLRAIVVRKGSGQDIVKRASLLRRDSIHGQFQGTITVDEANSKIIANGNEIQVIYSDDPTTVDYTAYGIKDAILIDNTGRWRDREGLSKHLRAGIAKVVLTAPGKGDVPNIVHGVNHDTIKPDERILSCASCTTNAIVPPLKAMADEYGVLRGHVETVHSYTNDQNLLDNYHSSDRRGRSAALNMVITETGAASAVAKALPDLDAPITGSSIRVPVPDVSIAILSLRLERETTREEVLDYLRNVSLASPLKRQIDFISAPDAVSSDFIGSRHASIVDAGATKVDGDNAILYLWYDNEFGYSCQVIRVVQHVSGVEYPTYPAPAV; this is encoded by the coding sequence GTGACTGTCAATGACGACTCGTTCACCAACTGGATGCACCGCGAGGAGATCGCGGAGTCGATGATCCCGATCATCGGGAAGCTGCACCGCGAGCAGGACGTCAACGTCCTGCTGCACAGCCGCTCCCTGGTGAACAAGTCGGTGGTCAGCATCCTCAAGACGCACCGCTTCGCCCGGCAGATCGCGGGCGAGGAGCTCTCGGTCACCGAGACGATGCCGTTCCTGCGGGCCCTGACGACGCTCGACCTCGGCCCCTCCCAGATCGACATAGGCATGCTGGCCGCGACCTACCGGGCCGACGGGCGCGGACTCTCCGTCGAGGAGTTCACCGCCGAGGCCGTCGCCGGGGCGACGGGCGACAACAAGATCGAGCGCCGTGCTTCGCGTGACGTCGTGCTCTACGGCTTCGGCCGCATCGGCCGGCTCCTGGCCCGCCTGCTCATCGAGAAGGCCGGCTCGGGCAACGGCCTGCGGCTGCGGGCCATCGTCGTCCGCAAGGGCTCCGGCCAGGACATCGTCAAGCGCGCCTCGCTGCTGCGACGCGACTCGATCCACGGCCAGTTCCAGGGCACGATCACCGTCGACGAGGCGAACAGCAAGATCATCGCCAACGGCAACGAGATCCAGGTGATCTACTCCGACGACCCGACGACGGTCGACTACACGGCGTACGGCATCAAGGACGCCATCCTGATCGACAACACCGGCCGGTGGCGCGACCGCGAGGGCCTCTCCAAGCACCTCCGGGCGGGCATCGCCAAGGTCGTTCTGACCGCACCGGGCAAGGGCGACGTCCCGAACATCGTGCACGGCGTCAACCACGACACGATCAAGCCGGACGAGCGGATCCTGTCCTGCGCGTCCTGCACGACCAACGCGATCGTGCCGCCGCTGAAGGCGATGGCGGACGAGTACGGCGTGCTGCGCGGGCACGTGGAGACCGTCCACTCGTACACCAACGACCAGAACCTGCTGGACAATTACCACAGCTCGGACCGCCGTGGCCGTTCGGCGGCGCTCAACATGGTCATCACCGAGACCGGTGCCGCCTCGGCCGTGGCGAAGGCGCTGCCCGACCTCGACGCCCCGATCACCGGCAGCTCCATCCGCGTCCCGGTGCCGGACGTCTCGATCGCGATCCTCAGCCTGCGGCTGGAGCGCGAGACCACCCGTGAAGAGGTCCTCGACTACCTCCGCAACGTGTCGCTGGCCTCACCGCTCAAGCGCCAGATCGACTTCATCAGCGCGCCCGACGCGGTCTCCAGCGACTTCATCGGCTCGCGCCACGCCTCGATCGTCGACGCGGGCGCCACCAAGGTCGACGGCGACAACGCGATCCTCTACCTCTGGTACGACAACGAGTTCGGCTACTCGTGCCAGGTCATCCGGGTCGTCCAGCACGTCTCCGGAGTGGAGTACCCGACGTACCCGGCGCCGGCGGTCTGA
- a CDS encoding HEPN-associated N-terminal domain-containing protein, protein MWQAQTDQGWDYQYGYVCAECVDDDFLAAKIQADAHNEDACDYCERVPAAPIDTLPEAFFDGLRTEYALAGDESAYFEGELVSAHDWDGPDLVDCHAGVLVSDELQATVREAARRDDVWVERDFIAPREDEALLDGWQRFSHQVKYRTRHVFWLAPPDRGEDLLGGGEIRAAAVLETLGQLIPQAGLVRDLPSGYRLWRARAHETVEEHWSASKLGTALPEQARHPNRMSPAGIPLFYGADSRETAVQEVTRHASDRATYVTSAAFETTLPFTVVDFTRLEPAPSLFDTDRAHLRRAIKFLHEFVKQISADAEGREHLDYVPTQIVTEYLLRVFNPQHPVAGLVFISSAAGQGSVCTVLDTPQDHCLDPDDPVSGERPALRVVPGTLHANQPLPLQPVRTAASASD, encoded by the coding sequence GTGTGGCAAGCGCAGACAGACCAGGGGTGGGACTACCAATACGGTTACGTCTGCGCCGAGTGCGTCGACGATGACTTCCTCGCCGCGAAGATCCAGGCGGATGCCCACAATGAAGATGCCTGCGACTACTGCGAGCGTGTCCCCGCAGCTCCCATCGACACTCTTCCGGAGGCCTTCTTCGACGGACTGCGTACCGAATACGCCCTGGCTGGCGATGAGTCCGCTTACTTCGAAGGCGAACTCGTGTCGGCCCACGACTGGGACGGCCCCGATCTCGTAGACTGCCACGCGGGGGTCTTGGTCAGCGACGAGCTGCAAGCGACCGTCCGCGAGGCCGCCCGGCGCGACGACGTCTGGGTGGAGCGAGACTTCATCGCTCCGCGCGAGGACGAGGCCCTGCTCGACGGTTGGCAACGCTTCAGCCACCAGGTGAAGTACCGTACCCGACACGTGTTCTGGCTGGCACCGCCCGACCGGGGCGAAGACCTTCTCGGTGGCGGCGAGATCCGGGCTGCCGCCGTTCTGGAGACCCTCGGCCAGCTCATTCCGCAAGCCGGCCTCGTGCGCGACCTCCCATCGGGATACCGGCTGTGGCGCGCACGCGCACATGAGACCGTCGAGGAGCACTGGAGTGCCAGCAAGCTAGGTACCGCGCTGCCGGAACAAGCCCGTCACCCCAACCGGATGAGCCCGGCTGGCATCCCGCTGTTCTACGGAGCCGACAGCCGCGAGACTGCCGTGCAGGAGGTCACCCGGCATGCCTCCGACCGCGCCACCTACGTCACCTCTGCCGCGTTCGAAACCACCTTGCCGTTCACGGTGGTCGACTTCACCCGCCTCGAGCCGGCCCCATCCTTGTTCGACACTGACCGCGCTCACCTGCGAAGAGCAATAAAGTTCCTCCACGAATTCGTGAAGCAGATCAGTGCCGACGCCGAGGGGCGCGAGCACCTCGACTACGTGCCCACACAGATCGTCACTGAATACCTCCTGAGAGTCTTCAACCCCCAGCATCCTGTCGCCGGACTAGTGTTCATTTCCTCCGCTGCCGGCCAAGGATCAGTCTGCACGGTTCTCGACACACCTCAGGACCACTGCCTAGACCCTGACGACCCAGTCTCGGGCGAACGGCCCGCACTGCGCGTGGTCCCCGGAACACTGCACGCCAACCAGCCTCTGCCGCTGCAGCCGGTGCGAACAGCAGCCTCAGCCAGTGACTAG